One Antiquaquibacter oligotrophicus genomic region harbors:
- a CDS encoding amino acid permease, whose product MAEKDTTSVSGVTYTKAGQEYFEKRSLKRSAGVWGLWGLAVAAVISGDFSGWNFGIDFAGFGGMLIAFVILVAMYYGLIFSIGEMAAAQPHTGGAYSFARSAMGPWGGLVTGLAETIEYVATTGVIVFFSAQYANGITTELLGLDLSANMWIWWVILYAVFIALNSAGAKISFTFAIVVSIISIGIILVFSAMALFSGLFSWDSLWNIAPDPGQTEFLPHGVLPILFALPFAMWFFLGIEELPLAAEESHNPSRDIPRAGLWARGTLIVTGLLVLFLNTGILGAEATGVSLEPLLDGFRAIVGDELAAVLALFALIGLLASLQGIMFAYGRNMYSLSRAGYYPKFLSLTGKRQTPWVALLVGAVIGFVALVVLDLLAKADPEGAGAVAGAIILNIAVWGAVLAYFLQMVSYIILRRKFPNAKRPYKSPWGLPGAYVAAAIAALVFFGFLLNPTFQPAIIAIVIVYVVILIGFGVWGRHRLVLSPEEEYAISGGLHGDPQVEGYDAMEKDIFDGGARAPEK is encoded by the coding sequence ATGGCGGAGAAGGACACGACGAGCGTGTCCGGCGTGACATACACGAAAGCCGGACAGGAATACTTCGAAAAGCGCTCCCTTAAACGATCCGCTGGCGTGTGGGGACTGTGGGGTCTCGCCGTAGCCGCCGTCATCTCCGGTGACTTCTCCGGCTGGAACTTCGGCATCGACTTCGCGGGCTTCGGCGGGATGCTCATCGCCTTCGTCATTCTTGTCGCCATGTACTACGGGCTCATCTTCTCCATCGGAGAAATGGCCGCGGCGCAGCCCCACACGGGAGGTGCATACTCATTCGCGCGGTCGGCGATGGGCCCGTGGGGCGGTCTCGTCACCGGTCTCGCCGAGACGATCGAGTACGTCGCAACAACCGGCGTGATCGTTTTCTTCTCGGCCCAGTACGCGAACGGCATCACGACCGAGTTGTTGGGGCTCGACCTGTCGGCCAACATGTGGATTTGGTGGGTCATCCTCTACGCCGTCTTCATCGCGCTCAACTCGGCCGGGGCGAAGATCTCGTTCACGTTCGCCATCGTCGTCTCCATCATCTCGATCGGCATCATCCTCGTCTTCTCTGCCATGGCCCTCTTCAGTGGCCTGTTCAGCTGGGATTCGCTGTGGAACATCGCACCCGACCCCGGGCAGACCGAATTCCTCCCCCACGGCGTGCTGCCGATCCTCTTCGCGCTTCCCTTCGCGATGTGGTTCTTCCTCGGCATCGAGGAGCTGCCGCTCGCTGCGGAAGAATCGCACAACCCGAGCCGCGACATCCCGCGCGCTGGACTGTGGGCACGTGGCACCCTCATCGTGACCGGACTCCTCGTGCTGTTCCTCAACACGGGCATCCTTGGTGCCGAGGCAACCGGCGTCTCCCTCGAGCCGCTCCTGGACGGCTTCCGCGCGATCGTCGGTGACGAACTCGCGGCCGTACTCGCGCTGTTCGCGCTCATCGGACTGCTCGCCTCGCTGCAGGGCATCATGTTCGCCTACGGACGCAACATGTACTCGCTCTCGCGCGCGGGCTACTACCCGAAGTTCCTGTCGCTCACCGGCAAGCGGCAGACCCCGTGGGTCGCCCTGCTCGTCGGCGCCGTCATCGGGTTCGTCGCGCTTGTGGTGCTCGACCTCCTCGCCAAGGCCGACCCGGAGGGTGCCGGAGCGGTGGCGGGAGCCATCATCCTGAACATCGCCGTGTGGGGCGCCGTGCTCGCCTACTTCCTGCAGATGGTGTCGTACATCATCCTGCGCCGGAAGTTCCCGAACGCGAAGCGCCCCTACAAGAGCCCGTGGGGACTGCCGGGTGCCTACGTCGCGGCCGCGATCGCGGCGCTCGTGTTCTTCGGGTTCCTGCTGAACCCGACTTTCCAGCCCGCGATCATCGCGATCGTCATCGTGTACGTCGTCATCCTCATCGGGTTCGGGGTGTGGGGACGCCACCGACTCGTCCTGTCCCCCGAGGAGGAGTACGCCATCAGTGGTGGACTCCACGGGGACCCGCAGGTTGAGGGGTATGACGCCATGGAGAAGGACATCTTCGACGGGGGTGCGAGGGCTCCCGAAAAGTAG